The Pedococcus dokdonensis region CGGTGGAGGTCGGCGACGACCGACTCGGGGTCGACGACGTGCTCGTAGATGTGGTTGAACACGACGACGTCCATCGAGCCGTCGCCGAAGGGCAGTGCCTCACCGCGGGCCAGGCTGAACTCGACCCGGTCGCCGAACCGGGCTCGCGCGGCCTGCAGCCCGGGCTCGTCGATGTCGACACCGGTGGTGTGTGCTCCGGCCAGGGCCAGCTCGTCGGCGATGAACCCGGCCGAGCAGCCCACGTCGAGCGCCCGCAGGCCCGCCAGGTCGTCGCGGCCGAGGGCGTGACGGACCACGGCGAGGATCTTCTGGGCCTTCTGCCGACGCTTGCGCTCGTCGAGCATCGCGCCCATCAGCTCGGAGTAGGCGAGCTGCTCCTCGCGCCCGCCGTCCGGGTCGCGGCTCATGACCGCGTCTCCTCGGCCGAGCGGTCGGGATCGACGTCGATGTGGTCGTGGGCCCGCTCCTGCGGTGTGGTCACGAGGTGGTGCGAGCGCGCGTAGACCCAGCCGCCGAGCGCGAACACCACGTCGGCCGCGACGGTCAGGAAGCGCGAGAGGACCACCACGGCGGTCGCCGCCGAGGTCGAGGTCACCGGCGCGAGGATCAGCACCAGCACGCCCTCGCGCACCCCGACGCCGGCCGGCAGCACGACGCTGAACATCGCGATCGACGACGCCAGCGCAAAGCCGGACAGGCTCGCCAGCAGCAGCTGTCCCGTCGCGACGTCGCCCCCCGTCGCGCGGGCCAGCACGAGGACGTGCAGACCCGAGGAGACCCACGCGGCGATGAACAGCAGGGTCGCGCTGAGGACGGCCCGACCCGACAGGCGGTGCTCGAGGGGTTCGCGCCGCAGTATCCGCAGGACCGTCGCGATCCCCCAGTTGAGCAGCGGCGGCCACAGCACGACGGCCAGGAGCGGCACCGCGAGCAGCAGGGCCCAGCCGGTGCGCGCAGCCGAGTCGTCCCGGGTGATCAGCAGCGGCAGCGCGGGTGCACCGACGATCAACCCGCAGATGGCGGCCATCGCGACCGAGACGAACGCGACGACGGCCGAGCGCTTGCGCGGGATGTGCAGGCGGGCCCCGATCTCGGCCTGGGCGACGATGCTCCACACCGCGCCCGGCACGTACTTGCCCAGCTGGCCGACGAAGAAGATGCCACCCGCCGGGGCGACGTGCAGCGGCGACCCGAGGTCGGCCATCAGGATCCGCCAGCCCAGCACCGTGAAGATCGGCGGCAGGCAGACGAGCACTGCTGCGAGGGCGAAGGTCGCGCCGTCGATCCGCCCGATGTCGGCGGACACCTCCCGCCAGTTCTTCGCGACCGCCACCGTGACGGCGCCGACCACCAACAGCGCCAACAGGATCCGCAGCCCGCTGAAGACGCGAGCGCGGGTGGTGGGAGTCGAGGGGATGGAGGGGGTAGGGGGTGTCGCGTCCGGGCCGGGTTGCGTACTGGCCATCTCAGCGCCTCCGCAGGGTGAGCCGCAGGAGTCCGTAGGCGGCGTCGGTGCGGGACGAGGAGCCGGAGGCCGACCGCATCCGGCCGGTGATGTCGCCGTCGAGGTCACCGACGAGGACGAAGCCGAAGTCGTGCGACCGGGCCAGGACCGCCCGGACGTCGGCCGGGCCCAGCGCGCCCTCCGCGCCGAGGTGGCCGATCGGCAGGGTGACGCAGAGCAGCCCGCCGGACTTGAGCGCCCACGAGGCCTGGCTCATCGCCTCGTCGATGTCGTCG contains the following coding sequences:
- a CDS encoding class I SAM-dependent methyltransferase, translated to MSRDPDGGREEQLAYSELMGAMLDERKRRQKAQKILAVVRHALGRDDLAGLRALDVGCSAGFIADELALAGAHTTGVDIDEPGLQAARARFGDRVEFSLARGEALPFGDGSMDVVVFNHIYEHVVDPESVVADLHRVLSPTGVLYLGIGHKHQVVEPHYTLPFLSWLPQRAADRYLRLTGKGEHYYEHYYSRAGLRRLFGAFDVWDYTLPVLADSAAFAGTDQVPTWVSRVPGPVLAAVAPLAPTYIWAAFKDTSPAGPALRVNPVHL
- a CDS encoding lysylphosphatidylglycerol synthase domain-containing protein; its protein translation is MASTQPGPDATPPTPSIPSTPTTRARVFSGLRILLALLVVGAVTVAVAKNWREVSADIGRIDGATFALAAVLVCLPPIFTVLGWRILMADLGSPLHVAPAGGIFFVGQLGKYVPGAVWSIVAQAEIGARLHIPRKRSAVVAFVSVAMAAICGLIVGAPALPLLITRDDSAARTGWALLLAVPLLAVVLWPPLLNWGIATVLRILRREPLEHRLSGRAVLSATLLFIAAWVSSGLHVLVLARATGGDVATGQLLLASLSGFALASSIAMFSVVLPAGVGVREGVLVLILAPVTSTSAATAVVVLSRFLTVAADVVFALGGWVYARSHHLVTTPQERAHDHIDVDPDRSAEETRS